The following proteins are co-located in the Streptosporangium brasiliense genome:
- a CDS encoding VOC family protein, producing the protein MNAQDDSVVGRFWAEALGWGVSSEGPGVTNLEPVGFTYPDPVAVCIDVLRVPEPKTVKNRVHVDLATTSAAHQADLVARLQDLGATPADVGQGDVPWTVLADPEGNEFCVLEPREIHRDTGPIATLVVDCADPRAMARFWGEAMDWTLHEVTDDHAVLRSAKGVGPYLEFLRTPGAETVKTVKNRIHLDLRPYPGDDQAAEVARLKALGATPADVGQGDVPWTVLADPEGNEFCVLTPA; encoded by the coding sequence ATGAATGCTCAGGATGACTCCGTGGTCGGCCGGTTCTGGGCGGAGGCGCTCGGCTGGGGTGTCTCCAGCGAGGGACCCGGCGTGACCAACCTCGAACCCGTGGGCTTCACCTATCCCGACCCCGTCGCCGTCTGTATCGACGTCCTTCGCGTCCCGGAACCCAAAACGGTGAAGAACCGGGTGCACGTCGACCTCGCCACCACCTCCGCGGCCCATCAGGCGGACCTGGTCGCGCGCCTCCAGGATCTCGGCGCGACGCCCGCCGACGTGGGCCAGGGCGACGTCCCGTGGACGGTCCTCGCCGACCCGGAGGGCAACGAGTTCTGCGTGCTGGAGCCTCGGGAGATCCACCGGGACACCGGGCCGATCGCCACGCTGGTGGTCGACTGCGCGGACCCGCGGGCCATGGCCCGGTTCTGGGGCGAGGCGATGGACTGGACCCTGCACGAGGTGACCGACGATCACGCGGTGCTGCGCTCCGCCAAGGGCGTCGGCCCGTATCTCGAGTTCCTCCGCACGCCCGGCGCGGAGACCGTGAAGACCGTGAAGAACCGCATCCATCTCGACCTCCGGCCGTACCCCGGTGACGATCAAGCGGCGGAGGTGGCCCGGCTGAAGGCCCTCGGCGCGACGCCCGCCGACGTGGGCCAGGGCGACGTCCCGTGGACGGTTCTGGCCGACCCGGAGGGCAACGAGTTCTGCGTCCTCACCCCGGCCTGA
- a CDS encoding SDR family NAD(P)-dependent oxidoreductase, which produces MTGANRGIGREVCRQLAALGHTVLLTARSAEAATAAAAELGPEVHPVRLDVTSEDDAVRVAGEVAGRFGRLDVLVNNAAITYDTWQRASTADLDVVRQAAETNLYGPWRLTQALLPLLRESAHPRIVNVSSEAASLTNMGGGTPAYTSSKVALNALTRMLAAELRTDRILVNAVCPGWVATDMGGPGGRPVPEGAASVVWAATLPDGGPTGGFFRDGRPLPW; this is translated from the coding sequence GTGACCGGTGCGAACCGGGGCATCGGGCGGGAGGTCTGCCGGCAGCTCGCCGCCCTCGGCCACACCGTGCTGCTCACCGCCCGATCGGCGGAGGCGGCCACCGCCGCGGCCGCGGAGCTCGGACCGGAGGTGCATCCCGTGCGGCTCGACGTCACCTCCGAGGACGACGCCGTACGGGTGGCCGGAGAGGTCGCCGGACGGTTCGGACGGCTGGACGTGCTGGTCAACAACGCCGCCATCACCTACGACACCTGGCAGCGCGCCTCGACCGCGGACCTGGACGTCGTACGGCAGGCGGCCGAGACCAACCTGTACGGCCCGTGGCGGCTGACCCAGGCGCTGCTGCCGCTGCTGCGCGAGAGCGCCCATCCCCGGATCGTCAACGTCTCCAGCGAGGCCGCGTCGCTGACCAACATGGGCGGCGGCACCCCCGCCTACACCTCGTCCAAGGTCGCCCTCAACGCCCTGACCCGGATGCTCGCCGCCGAGTTGCGCACCGACCGGATCCTGGTCAACGCCGTCTGCCCGGGATGGGTCGCCACCGACATGGGCGGGCCCGGCGGCCGCCCCGTCCCCGAGGGCGCCGCGAGCGTCGTGTGGGCCGCCACCCTGCCCGACGGCGGCCCCACCGGCGGTTTCTTCCGCGACGGCCGTCCGCTCCCCTGGTGA
- a CDS encoding Uma2 family endonuclease, with protein sequence MTVAHESEPYGAPPWAPRYWGADEFMNHDFGDVGRRFELEDGCIVMTPAPSIRHQRIARRLINAIEACLLADDLDLDVEGPINHRLNSDTVFAPDIAVFRRDTDSDLYVEPHEIEILAEVTSTNSNRDRLTKMNRYARTKCEWYWIIDQNTLVIDIYQLDGDLYRQVAAIAPGTATTLPGPVRLTIDPGTLA encoded by the coding sequence ATGACCGTTGCACATGAGTCCGAACCTTACGGGGCGCCCCCATGGGCTCCGCGTTACTGGGGCGCGGACGAGTTCATGAACCACGACTTCGGCGACGTCGGCCGCCGCTTCGAGCTTGAGGACGGCTGCATCGTCATGACCCCCGCGCCCTCCATCCGCCACCAGCGGATCGCCCGGCGTCTCATCAACGCCATCGAGGCATGCCTGCTGGCCGACGATCTGGACCTGGATGTGGAAGGGCCGATCAACCACCGCCTCAACTCCGACACCGTGTTCGCCCCCGACATCGCCGTCTTCCGTCGTGACACCGACAGCGATCTCTACGTGGAACCGCACGAGATCGAGATCCTCGCGGAGGTCACCTCCACCAACTCCAACCGTGACCGCCTCACGAAAATGAACCGCTACGCGCGGACCAAGTGCGAGTGGTACTGGATCATCGATCAGAACACCCTGGTCATTGACATCTATCAGCTCGACGGTGATCTCTATAGGCAGGTGGCCGCCATCGCACCCGGCACCGCCACCACCCTTCCCGGCCCCGTCCGCCTGACGATCGACCCCGGAACCCTCGCTTGA
- a CDS encoding winged helix-turn-helix domain-containing protein, whose protein sequence is MRYPEGGGLTAKDRARREAVRLRAAEMFAQDVSQAEVARRLRVSAMSASRWYRAWKVGGVAALASKGAAGWPCRLNEEQRARLEAELEAGLAAHGWSDQRWTLERVADLIARLFRIHYSLRGVSLLLHRMGWSPQVSVHRAAERDEVVITWWKIEQWQRIKRRQRLKDDDQREVADPRGGLT, encoded by the coding sequence GTGAGGTATCCGGAAGGTGGCGGGCTGACCGCCAAAGACCGGGCACGACGCGAAGCGGTACGGCTACGCGCGGCGGAGATGTTCGCCCAAGACGTGTCCCAGGCCGAGGTGGCCCGGCGGCTACGCGTCTCGGCGATGTCGGCCAGCCGCTGGTATCGGGCCTGGAAAGTCGGTGGAGTTGCGGCGCTGGCCTCCAAGGGAGCGGCCGGATGGCCCTGCCGGCTCAACGAGGAACAACGTGCCCGGCTGGAAGCCGAACTGGAGGCCGGGCTGGCCGCGCACGGCTGGAGTGATCAGCGCTGGACGCTGGAGCGGGTGGCGGATCTGATCGCTCGGCTGTTTCGGATCCACTACAGCCTGCGCGGGGTCTCGCTGTTGCTGCACCGGATGGGCTGGTCGCCGCAGGTGAGCGTACATCGGGCCGCGGAACGCGACGAGGTGGTGATCACCTGGTGGAAGATCGAGCAGTGGCAGCGGATAAAAAGACGGCAGCGGCTCAAGGACGACGATCAGCGTGAAGTAGCGGACCCGCGGGGCGGCCTCACTTGA
- a CDS encoding nuclear transport factor 2 family protein has translation MSRVEDRLAIIEVCTRMGWHADQREWDRLRTIFSDTVTLDYTSLNGGEPAALTPEQIVGAWSVVLGGFDATQHLITNHLVAVDGDTAVCTASFQATHRLANPFGSPLWTLGGTYRFDLVRADGDWRISGVVMTATWADGNKDLMALAAGTS, from the coding sequence ATGAGCCGCGTCGAGGACCGCCTGGCGATCATCGAGGTCTGTACCCGGATGGGCTGGCACGCCGACCAACGCGAGTGGGACCGGCTGAGGACGATCTTCTCTGACACGGTGACGCTGGACTACACCAGTCTCAACGGCGGCGAGCCCGCGGCGCTCACCCCCGAGCAGATCGTCGGCGCCTGGTCGGTGGTGCTGGGCGGCTTCGACGCCACCCAGCATCTGATCACCAACCATCTGGTGGCCGTGGACGGCGACACCGCGGTCTGCACCGCGTCCTTCCAGGCCACCCACCGCCTGGCGAACCCTTTCGGGTCACCCTTGTGGACACTGGGCGGCACCTACCGCTTCGACCTGGTCCGCGCCGACGGTGATTGGCGGATCAGCGGTGTGGTGATGACCGCCACCTGGGCCGACGGCAACAAGGACCTGATGGCCCTGGCCGCGGGCACATCGTGA
- the hisF gene encoding imidazole glycerol phosphate synthase subunit HisF: protein MSVAVRVIPCLDVDAGRVVKGVNFENLRDAGDPVELARRYDAEGADELTFLDITASSSDRSTTYDMVRRTAEQVFIPLTVGGGVRSVEDVNLLLRAGADKVGLNTAAIARPELLTEASQRYGAQCIVLSVDARRVVDGPPTPSGYEVTTHGGRRGTGIDAVEWARRGEELGAGEILLNSMDGDGTRHGYDLEMIRAVRAVVSVPVIASGGAGALEDFPPAVEAGADAVLAASVFHFGQLKIGEVKDMLRAAGHPVR from the coding sequence ATGAGTGTCGCGGTAAGAGTGATCCCCTGCCTGGACGTGGACGCCGGGCGGGTCGTCAAGGGTGTCAACTTCGAGAACCTCCGTGACGCCGGCGACCCGGTCGAGCTGGCCCGCCGCTACGACGCGGAGGGGGCCGACGAGCTGACGTTCCTCGACATCACGGCCTCCAGCTCCGACCGGTCGACGACCTACGACATGGTCCGCCGGACGGCCGAGCAGGTGTTCATCCCGCTGACCGTGGGCGGGGGAGTGCGCTCGGTCGAGGACGTCAACCTGCTGCTGCGCGCGGGGGCGGACAAGGTGGGCCTGAACACCGCCGCGATCGCCAGGCCGGAGCTGCTGACCGAGGCGTCGCAGCGCTACGGCGCGCAGTGCATCGTGCTGTCGGTGGACGCCCGCCGGGTGGTCGACGGCCCGCCGACCCCCTCCGGCTACGAGGTGACCACCCACGGCGGCCGTCGCGGCACCGGCATCGACGCGGTCGAGTGGGCCCGCCGTGGCGAGGAGCTGGGCGCGGGGGAGATCCTGCTCAACTCCATGGACGGCGACGGCACCCGGCACGGCTACGACCTGGAGATGATCCGCGCCGTCCGGGCCGTGGTGTCGGTCCCGGTGATCGCCAGCGGCGGCGCCGGGGCGCTGGAGGACTTCCCCCCGGCCGTCGAGGCGGGGGCGGACGCGGTCCTGGCCGCGTCGGTGTTCCACTTCGGCCAGCTCAAGATCGGCGAGGTCAAGGACATGCTGCGCGCGGCGGGTCACCCCGTCCGCTGA
- a CDS encoding TIGR03085 family metal-binding protein → MTHARAERLALSDLFVQLGPDAPTLCEGWTTFDLAAHLVLRERRPDAAGGIALRPLARHTASVQESLKARHGYAGLVELIRSGPAGIYGLVPGMDQAVNTLEFFVHHEDVRRAQRVWEPRELPADLEETFWKRVRTGRRLFLRRSPVGVVLHRIGGGVALGGAKTSPRVEVTGPASELLLFCFGRQSHARAEVTGPDEAVARLMDAPLGV, encoded by the coding sequence ATGACTCACGCCCGCGCCGAACGCCTCGCGCTCAGCGACCTGTTCGTCCAGCTCGGCCCGGACGCTCCCACGCTCTGCGAGGGCTGGACCACCTTCGACCTCGCCGCCCACCTCGTCCTGCGCGAGCGCCGCCCCGACGCCGCCGGCGGCATCGCGCTCCGGCCGCTGGCCCGCCACACCGCCTCGGTGCAGGAGTCCCTGAAGGCCAGGCACGGCTACGCGGGCCTCGTCGAGCTGATCCGCTCCGGCCCGGCCGGGATCTACGGCCTGGTGCCCGGCATGGACCAGGCGGTCAACACCCTGGAGTTCTTCGTCCACCACGAGGACGTACGGCGCGCGCAGCGGGTCTGGGAGCCGCGCGAGCTCCCGGCCGACCTGGAGGAGACCTTCTGGAAGCGGGTCCGCACCGGCCGGCGCCTGTTCCTGCGCAGGTCACCGGTGGGCGTCGTGCTGCACCGCATCGGCGGCGGCGTCGCCCTCGGCGGCGCCAAGACCTCGCCCAGGGTCGAGGTGACCGGCCCGGCGAGCGAGCTGCTGCTGTTCTGCTTCGGCCGCCAGTCCCACGCACGGGCCGAGGTCACCGGCCCCGACGAGGCCGTGGCCCGGCTGATGGACGCCCCGCTGGGCGTCTGA
- the priA gene encoding bifunctional 1-(5-phosphoribosyl)-5-((5-phosphoribosylamino)methylideneamino)imidazole-4-carboxamide isomerase/phosphoribosylanthranilate isomerase PriA, whose protein sequence is MSLELLPAVDVADGQAVRLVQGAAGTETSYGDPLSAALAWQEAGAEWIHLVDLDAAFGRGSNRELLASVVEALDVKVEMSGGIRDDASLEAALATGCRRVNIGTAALENPAWCSKIIAEYGDRVAIGLDVRGTTLAARGWTKEGGDLWEVLERLEADGCSRYVVTDVTKDGTLRGPNLDLLREVCARTDRPVVASGGVSSLDDLRALAELVPIGVEGAIVGKALYAQAFTLEEALAAVSS, encoded by the coding sequence ATGTCGCTAGAGTTGCTGCCCGCCGTGGACGTCGCCGACGGCCAGGCGGTCCGCCTGGTCCAGGGGGCGGCCGGCACCGAGACCTCCTACGGCGACCCCCTGTCCGCGGCGCTCGCCTGGCAGGAGGCCGGCGCCGAGTGGATCCACCTGGTCGACCTCGACGCCGCCTTCGGCCGCGGCTCCAACCGCGAGCTGCTGGCCTCCGTCGTGGAGGCCCTCGACGTCAAGGTGGAGATGTCCGGCGGTATCCGCGACGACGCCTCCCTGGAGGCCGCGCTGGCCACCGGCTGCCGCCGGGTGAACATCGGCACCGCCGCCCTGGAGAACCCCGCCTGGTGCTCCAAGATCATCGCTGAGTACGGCGACCGGGTCGCGATCGGCCTCGACGTCCGCGGCACCACCCTCGCCGCCCGCGGCTGGACGAAGGAGGGTGGCGACCTGTGGGAGGTGCTGGAGCGCCTTGAGGCCGACGGCTGCTCCCGTTACGTCGTCACCGACGTCACCAAGGACGGCACGCTGCGCGGCCCCAACCTCGACCTGCTCCGTGAGGTCTGCGCCCGCACCGACCGGCCGGTGGTCGCCAGCGGCGGTGTGTCCTCCCTCGACGACCTGCGCGCCCTGGCGGAGCTGGTCCCGATCGGGGTCGAGGGCGCGATCGTCGGCAAGGCCCTCTACGCGCAGGCCTTCACCCTCGAAGAGGCCCTGGCCGCGGTGAGCTCGTAG
- a CDS encoding ABC transporter ATP-binding protein yields the protein MRKGLRVLGVAIRAEKAVFAAATLSSGLYGVMTVGSAWALGWATEHLVLPAFEKGEVTTGALVAGTLLILGVALLKALGVAGRRFFAGVMQYRMQARSRREVTRQYLKLPLAWHHRHPTGQLLSNASSDAEAAWAPLAPLPMAVGVVVMLVTAAVALVLTDPVLALVGFLIFPAIAVLNLVYQRKLSPLATRAQQLRAEVSEIAHESFDGALVVKTLGREDEETLRFQAKAQELRDANVAVGRIRGLFDPMLEALPTLGVLAVLLVGAARLESGAIASGVLVQVAYLFTLLAFPIRALGWVLAELPRAVVGYERVQAVLAATGSMDYGTATLSGASPARLEVRDLDYAYDDFPVLRGVSLTAEPGRTVALVGPTGSGKSTLTQTFVRLVDPAAGAVSVDGVDLREVARGGVSDTVALVPQQTFLFDDTVRGNVTLGLPVGDEDVWAALRLAQADGFVSALPSGLDTKVGERGTTLSGGQRQRLALARALVRRPRLLILDDATSSVDPQVEAKILYGLRDAAQASTVVVVAYRMATIALADEVVYLEHGSVVDRGPHDLLLARCEGYRNLVTAYEREEAEREALGAEEEEEVSA from the coding sequence ATGCGTAAGGGACTCCGCGTGCTCGGGGTGGCCATCCGGGCCGAGAAGGCGGTCTTCGCCGCCGCCACCCTGTCCAGCGGACTGTACGGCGTCATGACGGTCGGATCGGCGTGGGCGCTCGGCTGGGCCACCGAGCACCTCGTGCTGCCCGCGTTCGAGAAGGGGGAGGTGACCACCGGCGCGCTCGTCGCCGGGACGCTGCTGATCCTCGGCGTGGCGCTGCTCAAGGCGTTGGGCGTGGCCGGGCGGCGCTTCTTCGCCGGAGTCATGCAGTACCGGATGCAGGCCCGGTCGCGCCGGGAGGTCACCCGGCAGTACCTCAAGCTCCCCCTGGCCTGGCACCACCGGCACCCGACCGGCCAGCTGCTGTCCAACGCCAGCTCCGACGCCGAGGCCGCCTGGGCCCCGCTCGCGCCGCTGCCGATGGCGGTCGGCGTGGTCGTCATGCTGGTCACCGCGGCGGTCGCGCTGGTGCTGACCGACCCCGTCCTGGCCCTGGTCGGCTTCCTGATCTTCCCGGCGATCGCCGTCCTGAACCTCGTCTACCAGCGCAAGCTCAGCCCGCTGGCCACCCGGGCCCAGCAGCTGCGCGCCGAGGTCAGCGAGATCGCGCACGAGAGCTTCGACGGCGCCCTCGTCGTCAAGACCCTCGGCCGCGAGGACGAGGAGACCCTCAGGTTCCAGGCCAAGGCCCAGGAGCTGCGCGACGCCAACGTCGCCGTCGGCCGCATCCGCGGCCTGTTCGACCCGATGCTGGAGGCCCTGCCCACCCTGGGTGTGCTCGCCGTGCTGCTGGTCGGCGCGGCGCGGCTGGAGAGCGGCGCGATCGCCTCGGGCGTCCTGGTCCAGGTCGCCTACCTGTTCACCCTGCTGGCCTTCCCGATCCGCGCGCTCGGCTGGGTGCTGGCCGAACTGCCCCGCGCCGTCGTCGGCTACGAGCGGGTCCAGGCCGTGCTCGCCGCGACGGGCTCGATGGACTACGGCACCGCCACGCTGTCCGGCGCGTCCCCGGCCAGGCTGGAGGTGCGCGACCTCGACTACGCCTACGACGACTTCCCGGTCCTGCGCGGGGTGAGCCTCACCGCCGAGCCGGGCCGCACGGTCGCGCTGGTCGGGCCCACCGGCTCCGGCAAGTCCACGCTCACCCAGACCTTCGTCCGGCTGGTCGACCCGGCGGCGGGGGCCGTGTCCGTGGACGGGGTGGACCTGCGCGAGGTCGCCCGCGGCGGGGTCAGCGACACGGTGGCGCTGGTGCCCCAGCAGACGTTCCTGTTCGACGACACCGTGCGCGGCAACGTCACCCTCGGCCTGCCGGTGGGCGACGAGGACGTCTGGGCGGCGCTGCGCCTGGCCCAGGCCGACGGCTTCGTCAGCGCCCTCCCCTCCGGGCTCGACACCAAGGTCGGCGAGCGCGGCACCACCCTGTCCGGCGGCCAGCGGCAGCGCCTGGCCCTGGCCCGCGCGCTGGTCCGCCGCCCCCGGCTGCTCATCCTGGACGACGCCACCTCCAGCGTGGACCCGCAGGTCGAGGCCAAGATCCTGTACGGCCTGCGGGACGCGGCCCAGGCCTCGACCGTGGTGGTCGTGGCCTACCGGATGGCCACCATCGCCCTGGCCGACGAGGTCGTCTACCTGGAGCACGGCAGCGTCGTCGACCGGGGACCCCACGACCTGCTGCTCGCCCGCTGCGAGGGCTACCGCAACCTGGTCACCGCCTACGAACGCGAAGAGGCCGAGCGCGAGGCGCTCGGGGCAGAGGAAGAGGAAGAGGTCAGCGCGTGA
- the hisH gene encoding imidazole glycerol phosphate synthase subunit HisH → MNVTVLDYGSGNLRSAERALARGGAEVTVTSDYTAAMEADGLVVPGVGAFAACMAGLRAVRGERIIDRRLAAGRPVLGICVGMQILFGTGVEHGVTTEGCGEWPGTVERLDAPVLPHMGWNTVSAPEGSVLFDGIDPDTRFYFVHSYGVRKWELDAGPGFRDPLVTWSEHGVPFVAAVENGPLMATQFHPEKSGDAGARLLANWLGTLR, encoded by the coding sequence GTGAACGTAACCGTTCTTGACTACGGATCCGGCAACCTCCGCTCGGCGGAGCGCGCCCTGGCCAGGGGCGGGGCCGAGGTCACGGTGACCTCCGACTACACGGCGGCGATGGAGGCCGACGGCCTCGTCGTCCCCGGCGTCGGCGCGTTCGCCGCCTGCATGGCCGGGCTGCGCGCCGTGCGCGGGGAGCGCATCATCGACCGGCGCCTGGCGGCCGGCCGGCCGGTCCTGGGCATCTGCGTCGGCATGCAGATCCTGTTCGGCACGGGCGTCGAGCACGGCGTCACGACCGAGGGATGCGGCGAGTGGCCCGGCACGGTCGAGCGTCTCGACGCGCCGGTCCTGCCCCACATGGGCTGGAACACGGTCAGCGCGCCCGAGGGCAGCGTGCTGTTCGACGGGATCGACCCCGACACGCGCTTCTACTTCGTCCACTCCTACGGCGTGCGGAAGTGGGAGCTGGACGCCGGGCCGGGCTTCAGAGACCCCCTGGTCACCTGGTCCGAGCACGGCGTCCCGTTCGTCGCGGCGGTGGAGAACGGCCCGCTCATGGCGACCCAGTTCCACCCGGAGAAGTCGGGTGACGCCGGAGCTCGGCTGCTCGCCAACTGGCTCGGCACCCTCAGGTGA
- a CDS encoding RidA family protein, giving the protein MSHRSGTRVFSGGVWEERYGYARAVVAGPWVIVSGCTATVGGEVQHVGDAYRQSLTAFGVALDAIEKAGLSRHDVVRVRYFVVDDEHYDEVGRAHAELFGEVRPTCTGVRVAGLIDPRMLVEAEVEAYRE; this is encoded by the coding sequence GTGAGCCACCGCTCGGGCACCCGGGTGTTCAGCGGTGGCGTCTGGGAGGAGCGCTACGGCTACGCCCGCGCGGTGGTGGCGGGGCCATGGGTGATCGTCTCGGGGTGCACCGCCACGGTCGGAGGCGAGGTCCAGCACGTCGGCGACGCCTACCGGCAGTCGCTGACCGCCTTCGGCGTCGCGCTGGACGCCATCGAGAAGGCCGGCCTGTCCCGCCACGACGTGGTCCGGGTCCGTTACTTCGTGGTCGACGACGAGCATTACGACGAGGTGGGCCGCGCGCATGCCGAGCTGTTCGGCGAGGTCCGTCCCACCTGCACCGGGGTCCGGGTGGCGGGCCTGATCGACCCGCGCATGCTTGTCGAGGCCGAGGTCGAGGCCTACCGTGAATGA
- a CDS encoding glutamine synthetase family protein, which yields MGDRHNVTGVHRLDPAGLRVVEHAETEHVELVRFLYADHGGVIRGKATSRSRLAERLVSGIGHTVAMMAMNMLDQLQEVEHLGPVGEVRLVPDPATFVTLPYAPGAAAMLSDLRQIDGSPWAACPRTFLREAIAALADEGHVAVAAYEPEFTLGRRVPAPEGGLDRLVPVDDSLCYATTGFDQAHDYTMRLVHALETQGLRVEHYHPELGHGQQELSIRHASAMRAADNQMIYRETVRGVASRMSLWASLAPKPLADQAGNGAHLHLSLWDPALRVNAFGDASDRYGLSATAYCFIGGLIAHLPALTALTCGSVNSFRRLAPRMWSSAYACYGMDNREAAVRICSPVGEDAEASANLEIKPSDSSANPYLSLGAVIHAGLDGIRRGLDPGEAVNVDPATLTESRLAALGVRRLPATLDEALGALEADDVLMDALGPLRSSAYLAVKRSEARAFAAEDASYELFHHFRVF from the coding sequence ATGGGAGATCGTCACAACGTCACCGGGGTTCATCGGCTCGACCCGGCGGGTCTTCGCGTCGTCGAACACGCCGAGACGGAGCACGTGGAGCTGGTCCGTTTCCTCTACGCCGACCACGGCGGGGTGATCCGGGGCAAGGCCACCTCGCGCTCCCGGCTGGCCGAACGGCTCGTCTCCGGCATCGGGCACACCGTGGCGATGATGGCGATGAACATGCTCGACCAGCTCCAGGAGGTCGAGCATCTCGGCCCGGTCGGTGAGGTCCGCCTCGTCCCCGACCCGGCCACCTTCGTCACCCTCCCCTACGCCCCCGGCGCCGCGGCCATGCTGTCGGACCTGCGCCAGATCGACGGCTCCCCCTGGGCCGCCTGTCCCCGCACCTTCCTGCGCGAGGCGATCGCCGCCCTGGCCGACGAGGGCCATGTCGCCGTCGCCGCCTACGAGCCCGAGTTCACTCTCGGCCGCCGGGTGCCCGCCCCCGAGGGGGGACTGGACCGGCTGGTCCCGGTCGACGACAGCCTCTGCTACGCCACCACCGGCTTCGACCAGGCCCACGACTACACGATGCGCCTGGTCCACGCCCTGGAGACGCAGGGGCTGCGGGTCGAGCACTACCACCCCGAGCTCGGCCACGGCCAGCAGGAGCTGTCCATCCGCCACGCCTCCGCCATGCGGGCCGCCGACAACCAGATGATCTACCGCGAGACCGTCCGCGGCGTCGCCTCCCGCATGTCCCTGTGGGCCTCCCTCGCCCCCAAGCCGCTGGCCGACCAGGCCGGCAACGGCGCCCACCTCCATCTGTCCCTGTGGGACCCCGCGCTGCGGGTCAACGCCTTCGGCGACGCCTCCGACCGCTACGGCCTGTCGGCCACGGCCTACTGCTTCATCGGCGGCCTGATCGCCCATCTCCCGGCGCTCACCGCGCTGACCTGCGGCTCGGTGAACAGCTTCCGGCGGCTGGCGCCGAGGATGTGGTCGAGCGCCTACGCCTGCTACGGCATGGACAACCGGGAGGCGGCGGTGCGGATCTGCTCCCCGGTGGGAGAGGACGCCGAGGCGTCGGCCAACCTGGAGATCAAGCCCTCCGACTCCTCGGCGAACCCTTACCTGTCGCTCGGCGCCGTCATCCACGCGGGCCTGGACGGCATCCGCCGCGGGCTCGACCCCGGCGAGGCCGTCAACGTCGACCCCGCCACCCTCACCGAGAGCCGGCTGGCCGCCCTGGGCGTGCGCCGCCTGCCCGCGACCCTGGACGAGGCTCTGGGCGCCCTGGAGGCCGACGACGTCCTCATGGACGCCCTCGGCCCCCTCCGCTCCTCCGCCTACCTGGCCGTCAAACGCTCCGAGGCCCGGGCCTTCGCCGCCGAGGACGCCTCCTACGAGCTGTTCCACCATTTCCGCGTCTTCTAG